In the genome of Oncorhynchus clarkii lewisi isolate Uvic-CL-2024 chromosome 4, UVic_Ocla_1.0, whole genome shotgun sequence, one region contains:
- the LOC139407875 gene encoding transmembrane protein 121-like, whose amino-acid sequence MVLPPPDKRHVCLTTIVIMTSMAFMDAYLVEQNQGPRKIGVCIIVLVGDICFLIVLRYVAVWVGAEVRTARRGYAMILWFLYIFVLEIKLYFIFQNCKADRKSLETVARKALTLLLSVCVPGLYLVLVALDSMEYVRTFRKKEDMRGRIFWVALDLLDLLDIQANLWEPQRTGLPIWAEGLMFFYCYVLLLTLPCVSLSEISTQGEHVSLQKMMLYPVLSLITINVVTILIRGVNMVLFQDSRVSTIFVGKNVVAIATKASTFLEYRRQVKEFPQPQNAMALELQQNSVGHGHTPHTSHSQPLANSTNLPHEPSPARHMET is encoded by the coding sequence ATGGTGTTGCCGCCCCCTGACAAACGCCACGTGTGCCTGACCACCATCGTCATCATGACCAGTATGGCCTTCATGGACGCCTACCTGGTGGAGCAGAACCAGGGGCCCAGGAAGATTGGCGTGTGCATCATTGTGCTGGTCGGGGACATCTGCTTCCTCATCGTGCTGCGCTACGTGGCCGTGTGGGTGGGCGCCGAGGTGCGCACGGCCCGCCGCGGCTACGCAATGATTCTCTGGTTCCTCTACATCTTTGTACTGGAGATCAAGCTCTACTTCATCTTCCAGAACTGCAAGGCCGATAGGAAGTCCCTGGAGACGGTGGCCCGGAAAGCCTTGACTCtgctactgtctgtgtgtgtcccggGGCTTTACTTGGTTCTAGTGGCTCTGGACAGCATGGAGTATGTGAGGACCTTCAGGAAGAAGGAGGACATGCGGGGGAGGATCTTCTGGGTGGCTCTAGATCTTCTGGATCTTCTGGACATCCAGGCCAACCTGTGGGAGCCTCAGCGGACAGGCCTGCCCATCTGGGCCGAGGGGCTGATGTTCTTCTACTGCTacgtcctcctcctcaccctgccCTGCGTCTCCCTCAGCGAGATCTCCACGCAAGGAGAACACGTGTCGCTCCAGAAGATGATGCTCTACCCTGTCCTCAGCCTGATTACCATCAACGTGGTCACTATCCTGATCCGCGGGGTCAACATGGTGCTGTTCCAGGACAGTAGAGTTTCCACCATCTTCGTCGGCAAGAACGTGGTGGCGATCGCCACAAAGGCATCCACCTTCCTGGAGTACCGACGTCAAGTGAAGGAGTTCCCTCAACCACAGAACGCCATGGCGTTGGAACTGCAGCAGAACTCTGTGGGCCACGGACATACACCCCACACGTCGCACTCGCAGCCTCTGGCCAACTCCACAAATCTGCCCCACGAACCCTCGCCAGCGCGACACATGGAAACATGA